The Primulina eburnea isolate SZY01 chromosome 13, ASM2296580v1, whole genome shotgun sequence genome includes a region encoding these proteins:
- the LOC140810895 gene encoding putative E3 ubiquitin-protein ligase LIN-1 isoform X4: MAMSLEDLLAEEGFHRRKSEIVSRTSYTSEGRPSVPLRVRHESSSSLTVKKVERSRSEIPRYSSKGEASTSDSFNGRRPRDTFIRRAKIESESEAWKNDVRLKRRGHQDSWDGARFSDRTSADSQVSEITEVTHGYEIVEVGNNSPYKDIYLNKVYGYEENESRNSTRHEERERYRQRSGKNIEEDKKNRTNSFKHPPSLPNRGNTDATNWKLMNQPASSSKKTFDENKSMKQPKLEETLDTPALDEAAVKAITSILSGYIKRFLEDEDFRTYLRHNSFASLNVIGLEEGLNAESKVTENLEQAIETVERAAKESASVKELKKASLQLSVITGLNSNDLKDGFTSGIPNLKLSACAHLYLSVIYVIQKKDKITAKHILQVFCDSPFQARVALLPDLWDHVFLPNLLHVKLWYDKEARSLADSRVSSNLNLLDKLYTETLDWGTHQFSKYYKDWLTEGLEAPSLPVIKIPSFSVQLMPKGGLHGHTNSPASYVSPQPMVSKTLYDEVFRHAHKPGFELEIYEEENFEISARSSNSPAPEDKQLILYDSLTSTNQDFEPDGESLPVDLYVANETLSENSLGVANPDERCTNSQSYQKNSHPTALQIKFESNVQEQGENHQEFRDRPSLASIPNDFVCPLTGLIFEDPVTLETGQSFEREAIIDWFNKGSTICPVTRKALQFQAVPSTNLILKRVIDNWKSDHFQHILVKVSQVAANSAENSFISNDDMIICILEQLLVVLSGKERVEKAKRVLSLGGLQFLLKRFHGGNTKEKTFIIPLFLCCIEADEECRNYLSRNISKSSLLDLLHGEQLKTVTDAVLLLTELICLNRRMDSQIFLEGVNNEELANAMDDLLIHLKTCTLEQTPMVAVLLLQLNLLSQPQMNKAYRQEAVDVLTVALGQSLTDEKVQKKCSRALLVLGGCFSSSAKLMTEDWILKLAGFLNGPDWDIADDESCDISFDGRVTTIEDSEEEKAREKWLVSLSASLLEDGNKPFLETVSKCLNFGNLDLVRVCLVTVAWLSSSLASLPDTEFQLYAFSALISPLKKCMEHGELVEHKILASLCLLNFSKFPECRILLMMIAEEIWSCVQNLAEVTWTAKELCAIISGKRK; this comes from the exons ATGGCCATGTCACTCGAAGATCTTCTGGCCGAAGAAGGATTCCATAGGAGAAAATCAGAAATAGTTTCAAGAACTTCCTATACATCTGAAGGAAGACCGAGCGTGCCTCTGCGAGTTAGACACGAATCAAGTTCTTCACTTACTGTGAAAAAAGTGGAGAGATCACGATCTGAGATACCTCGATACAGCTCAAAAGGAGAAGCTTCAACAAGTGACAGTTTTAATGGCAGAAGGCCGAGGGATACTTTCATCCGAAGGGCGAAGATAGAATCAGAATCTGAGGCTTGGAAAAATGATGTGAGACTCAAAAGAAGAGGTCATCAAGATTCATGGGATGGTGCGAGGTTTAGTGATAGGACGTCTGCAGATTCACAAGTTTCTGAGATAACTGAGGTGACACATGGATATGAGATAGTTGAGGTGGGAAATAACAGCCCATACAAAGATATTTACTTGAACAAAGTTTATGGGTACGAGGAAAATGAGAGTAGGAATTCTACTAGACATGAGGAAAGGGAGAGATACAGGCAGCGTTCTGGGAAGAATATAGAAGAGGACAAGAAAAATAGGACCAACTCTTTCAAACATCCTCCTTCCTTACCCAATCGAGGAAACACTGATGCAACCAATTGGAAACTAATGAACCAGCCCGCGAGCTCCTCTAAGAAAACGTTTGACGAAAATAAGAGCATGAAACAACCAAAGCTTGAAGAGACACTTGATACTCCGGCTCTTGATGAAGCCGCTGTTAAAGCCattacttctatcttgagtggATACATAAAACGTTTTCTTGAGGACGAAGATTTCAGGACATACCTTCGTCACAATAGTTTTGCTTCCCTCAATGTTATTGGATTAGAAGAAGGCCTGAATGCTGAAAGTAAAGTCACAGAAAATCTAGAACAAGCGATAGAAACAGTGGAAAGGGCAGCGAAGGAAAGTGCAAGtgtaaaagaattgaaaaaagCTTCATTACAGCTAAGTGTTATTACTGGATTAAATTCCAATGATTTGAAAGATGGGTTTACGTCTGGAATCCCGAATTTGAAATTGTCAGCTTGTGCTCATCTATATCTCAGTGTGATATATGTGATACAAAAAAAGGACAAGATTACAgcaaaacatattcttcaagtgTTCTGTGATTCTCCTTTCCAGGCACGAGTAGCTTTGTTACCTGATTTATGGGACCATGTTTTTCTACCAAATCTCTTACATGTGAAGCTCTGGTATGATAAAGAAGCCCGTTCTTTAGCAGATTCACGTGTTTCATCAAATCTCAATCTTCTTGATAAACTCTATACTGAAACATTGGATTGGGGAACACATCAATTTTCCAAGTACTACAAGGATTGGCTAACCGAGGGGCTTGAAGCACCTTCACTCCCCGTGATCAAAATCCCTTCTTTCTCTGTTCAACTGATGCCAAAGGGAGGCTTGCATGGCCACACAAATAGTCCTGCTAGCTATGTCTCGCCTCAGCCAATGGTCAGTAAAACACTCTATGATGAAGTATTTAGACATGCACATAAACCGGGGTTTGAACTGGAAATTTATGaggaggagaactttgaaaTAAGTGCTAGAAGCTCAAATAGTCCTGCCCCAGAAGACAAGCAACTGATACTATATGATTCATTGACCAGCACAAATCAAGACTTTGAACCAGACGGCGAATCTCTCCCT GTTGATCTATATGTAGCCAATGAAACACTCTCAGAAAATTCATTAGGAGTTGCAAATCCTGATGAAAGATGCACAAATTCTCAGAGTTATCAAAAAAATTCACACCCTACAGCCTTG CAAATTAAGTTTGAGAGTAATGTTCAAG AACAAGGGGAGAATCATCAAGAATTTAGAGACAGACCTTCTCTTGCAAGCATCCCCAATGATTTTGTATGCCCCTTGACTGGCCTTATTTTTGAAGATCCAGTCACCCTTGAGACAGGTCAAAGTTTTGAACGGGAAGCTATCATTGACTGGTTCAATAAAGGATCCACTATTTGTCCAGTGACCAGAAAAGCATTACAATTTCAAGCTGTACCGTCTACCAATCTCATCTTGAAGCGTGTTATTGATAATTGGAAGAGTGACCACTTTCAGCATATCTTGGTTAAAGTCTCTCAAGTAGCTGCAAATTCTGCAGAAAATTCATTTATATCAAATGATGATATGATCATATGTATCTTGGAGCAACTTCTTGTTGTTTTAAGTGGAAAGGAGAGAGTAGAGAAAGCAAAAAGAGTTTTATCTCTTGGGGGATTGCAGTTTCTCCTTAAAAGATTTCATGGTGGAAACACTAAGGAGAAGACGTTTATCATACCATTATTTTTGTGTTGTATTGAAGCTGATGAAGAATGCAGGAATTATCTTTCAAGAAACATAAGCAAGTCGAGTCTGCTAGATCTACTTCACGGTGAGCAGTTGAAGACAGTAACAGATGCAGTTTTACTGCTAACTGAACTTATTTGCTTGAACAG GAGGATGGATTCTCAAATTTTTTTAGAAGGTGTAAACAACGAAGAGTTAGCAAATGCGATGGATGATTTGCTAATACATCTCAAGACCTGCACACTAGAACAGACACCCATGGTTGCTGTTCTGCTTCTACAGTTGAATCTTCTG TCGCAACCACAAATGAATAAAGCATATAGACAGGAGGCCGTCGATGTGCTGACAGTCGCTCTGGGACAAAGCTTAACTGATGAAAAAGTCCAGAAGAAGTGTTCCAGAGCTCTTTTAGTCCTTGGAGGCTGCTTCTCTTCATCTGCGAAACTCATGACAGAGGATTGGATCCTTAAACTTGCTGGATTTCTCAATGGTCCTGATTGGGATATTGCGGATGACGAATCCTGTGATATATCATTTGATGGAAGAGTGACAACg ATCGAAGACAGCGAAGAAGAAAAGGCGCGGGAGAAGTGGCTAGTGAGTTTATCAGCTTCACTGCTTGAGGACGGGAATAAGCCGTTCTTGGAGACTGTATCCAAATGTTTGAATTTCGGGAACTTGGATTTGGTCCGAGTGTGTTTGGTAACAGTGGCCTGGTTGAGTTCTTCACTTGCTTCGTTGCCAGATACAGAATTTCAACTTTATGCTTTCTCAGCTCTCATCTCTCCACTCAAAAAATGTATGGAACATGGGGAGCTGGTCGAGCACAAGATTCTTGCTTCATTATGTCTGCTAAATTTCAGTAAATTTCCAG AATGCAGGATACTGCTGATGATGATTGCAGAGGAGATTTGGAGTTGTGTACAAAACCTGGCGGAGGTTACATGGACGGCCAAGGAACTTTGTGCCATAATTTCCGGGAAGAGGAAGTAG
- the LOC140810895 gene encoding putative E3 ubiquitin-protein ligase LIN-1 isoform X2, protein MAMSLEDLLAEEGFHRRKSEIVSRTSYTSEGRPSVPLRVRHESSSSLTVKKVERSRSEIPRYSSKGEASTSDSFNGRRPRDTFIRRAKIESESEAWKNDVRLKRRGHQDSWDGARFSDRTSADSQVSEITEVTHGYEIVEVGNNSPYKDIYLNKVYGYEENESRNSTRHEERERYRQRSGKNIEEDKKNRTNSFKHPPSLPNRGNTDATNWKLMNQPASSSKKTFDENKSMKQPKLEETLDTPALDEAAVKAITSILSGYIKRFLEDEDFRTYLRHNSFASLNVIGLEEGLNAESKVTENLEQAIETVERAAKESASVKELKKASLQLSVITGLNSNDLKDGFTSGIPNLKLSACAHLYLSVIYVIQKKDKITAKHILQVFCDSPFQARVALLPDLWDHVFLPNLLHVKLWYDKEARSLADSRVSSNLNLLDKLYTETLDWGTHQFSKYYKDWLTEGLEAPSLPVIKIPSFSVQLMPKGGLHGHTNSPASYVSPQPMVSKTLYDEVFRHAHKPGFELEIYEEENFEISARSSNSPAPEDKQLILYDSLTSTNQDFEPDGESLPVDLYVANETLSENSLGVANPDERCTNSQSYQKNSHPTALQIKFESNVQEQGENHQEFRDRPSLASIPNDFVCPLTGLIFEDPVTLETGQSFEREAIIDWFNKGSTICPVTRKALQFQAVPSTNLILKRVIDNWKSDHFQHILVKVSQVAANSAENSFISNDDMIICILEQLLVVLSGKERVEKAKRVLSLGGLQFLLKRFHGGNTKEKTFIIPLFLCCIEADEECRNYLSRNISKSSLLDLLHGEQLKTVTDAVLLLTELICLNRRMDSQIFLEGVNNEELANAMDDLLIHLKTCTLEQTPMVAVLLLQLNLLSQPQMNKAYRQEAVDVLTVALGQSLTDEKVQKKCSRALLVLGGCFSSSAKLMTEDWILKLAGFLNGPDWDIADDESCDISFDGRVTTVDSQIEDSEEEKAREKWLVSLSASLLEDGNKPFLETVSKCLNFGNLDLVRVCLVTVAWLSSSLASLPDTEFQLYAFSALISPLKKCMEHGELVEHKILASLCLLNFSKFPECRILLMMIAEEIWSCVQNLAEVTWTAKELCAIISGKRK, encoded by the exons ATGGCCATGTCACTCGAAGATCTTCTGGCCGAAGAAGGATTCCATAGGAGAAAATCAGAAATAGTTTCAAGAACTTCCTATACATCTGAAGGAAGACCGAGCGTGCCTCTGCGAGTTAGACACGAATCAAGTTCTTCACTTACTGTGAAAAAAGTGGAGAGATCACGATCTGAGATACCTCGATACAGCTCAAAAGGAGAAGCTTCAACAAGTGACAGTTTTAATGGCAGAAGGCCGAGGGATACTTTCATCCGAAGGGCGAAGATAGAATCAGAATCTGAGGCTTGGAAAAATGATGTGAGACTCAAAAGAAGAGGTCATCAAGATTCATGGGATGGTGCGAGGTTTAGTGATAGGACGTCTGCAGATTCACAAGTTTCTGAGATAACTGAGGTGACACATGGATATGAGATAGTTGAGGTGGGAAATAACAGCCCATACAAAGATATTTACTTGAACAAAGTTTATGGGTACGAGGAAAATGAGAGTAGGAATTCTACTAGACATGAGGAAAGGGAGAGATACAGGCAGCGTTCTGGGAAGAATATAGAAGAGGACAAGAAAAATAGGACCAACTCTTTCAAACATCCTCCTTCCTTACCCAATCGAGGAAACACTGATGCAACCAATTGGAAACTAATGAACCAGCCCGCGAGCTCCTCTAAGAAAACGTTTGACGAAAATAAGAGCATGAAACAACCAAAGCTTGAAGAGACACTTGATACTCCGGCTCTTGATGAAGCCGCTGTTAAAGCCattacttctatcttgagtggATACATAAAACGTTTTCTTGAGGACGAAGATTTCAGGACATACCTTCGTCACAATAGTTTTGCTTCCCTCAATGTTATTGGATTAGAAGAAGGCCTGAATGCTGAAAGTAAAGTCACAGAAAATCTAGAACAAGCGATAGAAACAGTGGAAAGGGCAGCGAAGGAAAGTGCAAGtgtaaaagaattgaaaaaagCTTCATTACAGCTAAGTGTTATTACTGGATTAAATTCCAATGATTTGAAAGATGGGTTTACGTCTGGAATCCCGAATTTGAAATTGTCAGCTTGTGCTCATCTATATCTCAGTGTGATATATGTGATACAAAAAAAGGACAAGATTACAgcaaaacatattcttcaagtgTTCTGTGATTCTCCTTTCCAGGCACGAGTAGCTTTGTTACCTGATTTATGGGACCATGTTTTTCTACCAAATCTCTTACATGTGAAGCTCTGGTATGATAAAGAAGCCCGTTCTTTAGCAGATTCACGTGTTTCATCAAATCTCAATCTTCTTGATAAACTCTATACTGAAACATTGGATTGGGGAACACATCAATTTTCCAAGTACTACAAGGATTGGCTAACCGAGGGGCTTGAAGCACCTTCACTCCCCGTGATCAAAATCCCTTCTTTCTCTGTTCAACTGATGCCAAAGGGAGGCTTGCATGGCCACACAAATAGTCCTGCTAGCTATGTCTCGCCTCAGCCAATGGTCAGTAAAACACTCTATGATGAAGTATTTAGACATGCACATAAACCGGGGTTTGAACTGGAAATTTATGaggaggagaactttgaaaTAAGTGCTAGAAGCTCAAATAGTCCTGCCCCAGAAGACAAGCAACTGATACTATATGATTCATTGACCAGCACAAATCAAGACTTTGAACCAGACGGCGAATCTCTCCCT GTTGATCTATATGTAGCCAATGAAACACTCTCAGAAAATTCATTAGGAGTTGCAAATCCTGATGAAAGATGCACAAATTCTCAGAGTTATCAAAAAAATTCACACCCTACAGCCTTG CAAATTAAGTTTGAGAGTAATGTTCAAG AACAAGGGGAGAATCATCAAGAATTTAGAGACAGACCTTCTCTTGCAAGCATCCCCAATGATTTTGTATGCCCCTTGACTGGCCTTATTTTTGAAGATCCAGTCACCCTTGAGACAGGTCAAAGTTTTGAACGGGAAGCTATCATTGACTGGTTCAATAAAGGATCCACTATTTGTCCAGTGACCAGAAAAGCATTACAATTTCAAGCTGTACCGTCTACCAATCTCATCTTGAAGCGTGTTATTGATAATTGGAAGAGTGACCACTTTCAGCATATCTTGGTTAAAGTCTCTCAAGTAGCTGCAAATTCTGCAGAAAATTCATTTATATCAAATGATGATATGATCATATGTATCTTGGAGCAACTTCTTGTTGTTTTAAGTGGAAAGGAGAGAGTAGAGAAAGCAAAAAGAGTTTTATCTCTTGGGGGATTGCAGTTTCTCCTTAAAAGATTTCATGGTGGAAACACTAAGGAGAAGACGTTTATCATACCATTATTTTTGTGTTGTATTGAAGCTGATGAAGAATGCAGGAATTATCTTTCAAGAAACATAAGCAAGTCGAGTCTGCTAGATCTACTTCACGGTGAGCAGTTGAAGACAGTAACAGATGCAGTTTTACTGCTAACTGAACTTATTTGCTTGAACAG GAGGATGGATTCTCAAATTTTTTTAGAAGGTGTAAACAACGAAGAGTTAGCAAATGCGATGGATGATTTGCTAATACATCTCAAGACCTGCACACTAGAACAGACACCCATGGTTGCTGTTCTGCTTCTACAGTTGAATCTTCTG TCGCAACCACAAATGAATAAAGCATATAGACAGGAGGCCGTCGATGTGCTGACAGTCGCTCTGGGACAAAGCTTAACTGATGAAAAAGTCCAGAAGAAGTGTTCCAGAGCTCTTTTAGTCCTTGGAGGCTGCTTCTCTTCATCTGCGAAACTCATGACAGAGGATTGGATCCTTAAACTTGCTGGATTTCTCAATGGTCCTGATTGGGATATTGCGGATGACGAATCCTGTGATATATCATTTGATGGAAGAGTGACAACg GTTGATTCTCAGATCGAAGACAGCGAAGAAGAAAAGGCGCGGGAGAAGTGGCTAGTGAGTTTATCAGCTTCACTGCTTGAGGACGGGAATAAGCCGTTCTTGGAGACTGTATCCAAATGTTTGAATTTCGGGAACTTGGATTTGGTCCGAGTGTGTTTGGTAACAGTGGCCTGGTTGAGTTCTTCACTTGCTTCGTTGCCAGATACAGAATTTCAACTTTATGCTTTCTCAGCTCTCATCTCTCCACTCAAAAAATGTATGGAACATGGGGAGCTGGTCGAGCACAAGATTCTTGCTTCATTATGTCTGCTAAATTTCAGTAAATTTCCAG AATGCAGGATACTGCTGATGATGATTGCAGAGGAGATTTGGAGTTGTGTACAAAACCTGGCGGAGGTTACATGGACGGCCAAGGAACTTTGTGCCATAATTTCCGGGAAGAGGAAGTAG
- the LOC140810895 gene encoding putative E3 ubiquitin-protein ligase LIN-1 isoform X1: MAMSLEDLLAEEGFHRRKSEIVSRTSYTSEGRPSVPLRVRHESSSSLTVKKVERSRSEIPRYSSKGEASTSDSFNGRRPRDTFIRRAKIESESEAWKNDVRLKRRGHQDSWDGARFSDRTSADSQVSEITEVTHGYEIVEVGNNSPYKDIYLNKVYGYEENESRNSTRHEERERYRQRSGKNIEEDKKNRTNSFKHPPSLPNRGNTDATNWKLMNQPASSSKKTFDENKSMKQPKLEETLDTPALDEAAVKAITSILSGYIKRFLEDEDFRTYLRHNSFASLNVIGLEEGLNAESKVTENLEQAIETVERAAKESASVKELKKASLQLSVITGLNSNDLKDGFTSGIPNLKLSACAHLYLSVIYVIQKKDKITAKHILQVFCDSPFQARVALLPDLWDHVFLPNLLHVKLWYDKEARSLADSRVSSNLNLLDKLYTETLDWGTHQFSKYYKDWLTEGLEAPSLPVIKIPSFSVQLMPKGGLHGHTNSPASYVSPQPMVSKTLYDEVFRHAHKPGFELEIYEEENFEISARSSNSPAPEDKQLILYDSLTSTNQDFEPDGESLPVDLYVANETLSENSLGVANPDERCTNSQSYQKNSHPTALQIKFESNVQEQGENHQEFRDRPSLASIPNDFVCPLTGLIFEDPVTLETGQSFEREAIIDWFNKGSTICPVTRKALQFQAVPSTNLILKRVIDNWKSDHFQHILVKVSQVAANSAENSFISNDDMIICILEQLLVVLSGKERVEKAKRVLSLGGLQFLLKRFHGGNTKEKTFIIPLFLCCIEADEECRNYLSRNISKSSLLDLLHGEQLKTVTDAVLLLTELICLNRRMDSQIFLEGVNNEELANAMDDLLIHLKTCTLEQTPMVAVLLLQLNLLSQPQMNKAYRQEAVDVLTVALGQSLTDEKVQKKCSRALLVLGGCFSSSAKLMTEDWILKLAGFLNGPDWDIADDESCDISFDGRVTTNFSDSKFSKVDSQIEDSEEEKAREKWLVSLSASLLEDGNKPFLETVSKCLNFGNLDLVRVCLVTVAWLSSSLASLPDTEFQLYAFSALISPLKKCMEHGELVEHKILASLCLLNFSKFPECRILLMMIAEEIWSCVQNLAEVTWTAKELCAIISGKRK; this comes from the exons ATGGCCATGTCACTCGAAGATCTTCTGGCCGAAGAAGGATTCCATAGGAGAAAATCAGAAATAGTTTCAAGAACTTCCTATACATCTGAAGGAAGACCGAGCGTGCCTCTGCGAGTTAGACACGAATCAAGTTCTTCACTTACTGTGAAAAAAGTGGAGAGATCACGATCTGAGATACCTCGATACAGCTCAAAAGGAGAAGCTTCAACAAGTGACAGTTTTAATGGCAGAAGGCCGAGGGATACTTTCATCCGAAGGGCGAAGATAGAATCAGAATCTGAGGCTTGGAAAAATGATGTGAGACTCAAAAGAAGAGGTCATCAAGATTCATGGGATGGTGCGAGGTTTAGTGATAGGACGTCTGCAGATTCACAAGTTTCTGAGATAACTGAGGTGACACATGGATATGAGATAGTTGAGGTGGGAAATAACAGCCCATACAAAGATATTTACTTGAACAAAGTTTATGGGTACGAGGAAAATGAGAGTAGGAATTCTACTAGACATGAGGAAAGGGAGAGATACAGGCAGCGTTCTGGGAAGAATATAGAAGAGGACAAGAAAAATAGGACCAACTCTTTCAAACATCCTCCTTCCTTACCCAATCGAGGAAACACTGATGCAACCAATTGGAAACTAATGAACCAGCCCGCGAGCTCCTCTAAGAAAACGTTTGACGAAAATAAGAGCATGAAACAACCAAAGCTTGAAGAGACACTTGATACTCCGGCTCTTGATGAAGCCGCTGTTAAAGCCattacttctatcttgagtggATACATAAAACGTTTTCTTGAGGACGAAGATTTCAGGACATACCTTCGTCACAATAGTTTTGCTTCCCTCAATGTTATTGGATTAGAAGAAGGCCTGAATGCTGAAAGTAAAGTCACAGAAAATCTAGAACAAGCGATAGAAACAGTGGAAAGGGCAGCGAAGGAAAGTGCAAGtgtaaaagaattgaaaaaagCTTCATTACAGCTAAGTGTTATTACTGGATTAAATTCCAATGATTTGAAAGATGGGTTTACGTCTGGAATCCCGAATTTGAAATTGTCAGCTTGTGCTCATCTATATCTCAGTGTGATATATGTGATACAAAAAAAGGACAAGATTACAgcaaaacatattcttcaagtgTTCTGTGATTCTCCTTTCCAGGCACGAGTAGCTTTGTTACCTGATTTATGGGACCATGTTTTTCTACCAAATCTCTTACATGTGAAGCTCTGGTATGATAAAGAAGCCCGTTCTTTAGCAGATTCACGTGTTTCATCAAATCTCAATCTTCTTGATAAACTCTATACTGAAACATTGGATTGGGGAACACATCAATTTTCCAAGTACTACAAGGATTGGCTAACCGAGGGGCTTGAAGCACCTTCACTCCCCGTGATCAAAATCCCTTCTTTCTCTGTTCAACTGATGCCAAAGGGAGGCTTGCATGGCCACACAAATAGTCCTGCTAGCTATGTCTCGCCTCAGCCAATGGTCAGTAAAACACTCTATGATGAAGTATTTAGACATGCACATAAACCGGGGTTTGAACTGGAAATTTATGaggaggagaactttgaaaTAAGTGCTAGAAGCTCAAATAGTCCTGCCCCAGAAGACAAGCAACTGATACTATATGATTCATTGACCAGCACAAATCAAGACTTTGAACCAGACGGCGAATCTCTCCCT GTTGATCTATATGTAGCCAATGAAACACTCTCAGAAAATTCATTAGGAGTTGCAAATCCTGATGAAAGATGCACAAATTCTCAGAGTTATCAAAAAAATTCACACCCTACAGCCTTG CAAATTAAGTTTGAGAGTAATGTTCAAG AACAAGGGGAGAATCATCAAGAATTTAGAGACAGACCTTCTCTTGCAAGCATCCCCAATGATTTTGTATGCCCCTTGACTGGCCTTATTTTTGAAGATCCAGTCACCCTTGAGACAGGTCAAAGTTTTGAACGGGAAGCTATCATTGACTGGTTCAATAAAGGATCCACTATTTGTCCAGTGACCAGAAAAGCATTACAATTTCAAGCTGTACCGTCTACCAATCTCATCTTGAAGCGTGTTATTGATAATTGGAAGAGTGACCACTTTCAGCATATCTTGGTTAAAGTCTCTCAAGTAGCTGCAAATTCTGCAGAAAATTCATTTATATCAAATGATGATATGATCATATGTATCTTGGAGCAACTTCTTGTTGTTTTAAGTGGAAAGGAGAGAGTAGAGAAAGCAAAAAGAGTTTTATCTCTTGGGGGATTGCAGTTTCTCCTTAAAAGATTTCATGGTGGAAACACTAAGGAGAAGACGTTTATCATACCATTATTTTTGTGTTGTATTGAAGCTGATGAAGAATGCAGGAATTATCTTTCAAGAAACATAAGCAAGTCGAGTCTGCTAGATCTACTTCACGGTGAGCAGTTGAAGACAGTAACAGATGCAGTTTTACTGCTAACTGAACTTATTTGCTTGAACAG GAGGATGGATTCTCAAATTTTTTTAGAAGGTGTAAACAACGAAGAGTTAGCAAATGCGATGGATGATTTGCTAATACATCTCAAGACCTGCACACTAGAACAGACACCCATGGTTGCTGTTCTGCTTCTACAGTTGAATCTTCTG TCGCAACCACAAATGAATAAAGCATATAGACAGGAGGCCGTCGATGTGCTGACAGTCGCTCTGGGACAAAGCTTAACTGATGAAAAAGTCCAGAAGAAGTGTTCCAGAGCTCTTTTAGTCCTTGGAGGCTGCTTCTCTTCATCTGCGAAACTCATGACAGAGGATTGGATCCTTAAACTTGCTGGATTTCTCAATGGTCCTGATTGGGATATTGCGGATGACGAATCCTGTGATATATCATTTGATGGAAGAGTGACAACg AATTTTAGCGATTCAAAATTTTCGAAGGTTGATTCTCAGATCGAAGACAGCGAAGAAGAAAAGGCGCGGGAGAAGTGGCTAGTGAGTTTATCAGCTTCACTGCTTGAGGACGGGAATAAGCCGTTCTTGGAGACTGTATCCAAATGTTTGAATTTCGGGAACTTGGATTTGGTCCGAGTGTGTTTGGTAACAGTGGCCTGGTTGAGTTCTTCACTTGCTTCGTTGCCAGATACAGAATTTCAACTTTATGCTTTCTCAGCTCTCATCTCTCCACTCAAAAAATGTATGGAACATGGGGAGCTGGTCGAGCACAAGATTCTTGCTTCATTATGTCTGCTAAATTTCAGTAAATTTCCAG AATGCAGGATACTGCTGATGATGATTGCAGAGGAGATTTGGAGTTGTGTACAAAACCTGGCGGAGGTTACATGGACGGCCAAGGAACTTTGTGCCATAATTTCCGGGAAGAGGAAGTAG